A stretch of DNA from Pyramidobacter porci:
AGTTATCTGCCGCCGACGATCGCTGCGATCACCGAGGTGGCGCCGGCCCATCTGGAAAGTTTCGCTTCCCTTGAAGGCGTGCTTCAGGCCAAATCGGAAATTTTGGCGTCGAAAAATCTGCGCTGCGCCGTGATCAACGGCGACAACGAAATGCTCTGTACGCGCGCCGAAGAGTTGGGACTGCCGGAAGTAATCCGTTTCGGCCGTTGCGGCGAAGTGCTCTTTGCCCGCGAGCGATTGAGCTGGGAAAAAGATCATTTTACGGTGCGCGCGATCCTGACGGGGCTGGACGGTTTGTCGTTCAACCTTTCTCTGCCGTTGGCCGGCGTGCATCAGCTCTATCCGCTCTGCTGCGCCATCGCCATCGCGGGGCGTCTGGGACTTTCCAGCCGCGAGATCGCGGCGTCGTTGCCCAAGTGCCGCAACAGCGCCGGACGCGGCGAAGTGCGTCTGTCCGAAAGCGGCGCGGCGATTCTCGACGAATGTTACAATGCCAGTCCAGCCGCTGTGAAAGCGTCTCTGGCCGCCATGGACTCCGCCGACATCCCGGGGCGCCGTTTTTTGATCCTCGGCGAAATGCTGGAGCTGGGAACGGCGTCAGTTTCGGAACACGGCAGGATCTTTGAGCGGGCGCTTCAAGTCAGCGACCTGCTGTATCTCTTCGGCGAAGAATGGAAAAACGTCGAGGGGGCGGCGGATTATTACTACGACTCCATCGATGCGCTGATCGAGGCGGTGGATAGGACGCGGCCGGGCGAAGGCGACGTGATTCTCGTCAAGGGCTCGCGCGGCAATCATCTCGAACGCGTGGTCAAGGCGCTTGAATTATGACGATGACGATGATGCAGCCTCTGCTGATCTTTTGCGTGATTTTTTTCTGCGAAATCGCCGCTCAACGTTCGTGGATCGTTTGGATGCGACAGCGTCATGTGTCTCAGGTGCAAAAAGCCTATGGAACGCACATTGACGAAGAGGTCAAGGCGAACGTGCCGTCCATGGGCGGCGTGGTCTTTCTGCTGATCGGCTCGGGGCTTCTGATCAGTCAAATGATCCAGGGCCATCGTTCCGGTGTGGTTTTCTGGTCCTATCCGATCCTTGCGGCGATGGTTGGCCTGGCCGACGACATGCTGAAATTCAAGAACAAATCCAGCGAGGGACTGCGCAGCATGCAGAAATTTATCCTGCAGGCGGCAACTACGCTTCTGTGGTTCCTTTTGCTGGGACTGGACGGCACGATTCCCTCCCTCTGGGGCGGCTGCTCGATTGGCCACTGGATTTGGCCCGTCGCGTTGTTTTTTGCCGTCGGAATACAGAATTCGGTGAACGTGACTGACGGTCTTGACGGCCTCGCTGCCGGGGCAAGCGCGATCACTTTCGCGGCGCTCTATCTTCTGTCGCCTGATTCCGGTTATTACGGAACCGCCGCCGGCGCCGCCATCTCGCTGGGCTTCCTGTGGCACAACTGTCACCCTGCCCAAGTCTTTATGGGCGACGTAGGGGCACATTTCCTGGCCGGACTGATGGCGTCCTGCGCTTTTATGGGGACCGGCGTACTGGTTCTTGTTCCCGTCGGCATGGGATTCGGTTTGGAAATGCTCTCGGTCGTGATTCAGCTGATTGCCATTCACGGGTGGGGCAAGCGGGTGTTCAGGATGAGCCCGATCCATCATCATTTTCAGCTTCTCGGCTGGCCCGAAGATCGTATTGTCGTCCGCTTTTGGATGATTCACGCGCTCTGTCCCCTGTTCTGCGCAGCCTTTGCGTATTGTCTGCTGCATTTCCTGCTTGTCTGACCGGACGGGATTGCCGTCGTCTGAGTCTGCCTGCGGCGCACGGTGAAGGAAGGGGTTTGGATGGTTCATAAGATTACTGTTGTCGGCGCCGGCGTCAGCGGACAGGCGTTGGCGCTTTGGGCGGCCCAATGCGGCGCCAGCGTTTTCGTGACTGACTGCCGGGCGGAACTTCCTCGTCAGACGCAGGAGCTCTTCAGCAAGGCGAGAATTCAATGGGAAGTC
This window harbors:
- a CDS encoding UDP-N-acetylmuramoyl-tripeptide--D-alanyl-D-alanine ligase; the protein is MRLSRLASQAGVTVKGTDPELPLVIRVDSRETQKGEGFVALHGTKVDGHRFIPDVLAKGASLIVCEAAAYQEEWSSLYPQCAFVLTPERCEFGLASLASAYLRSLEHLRETIAITGSVGKTSAKNDTKALLEDYFKLHVAGGNYNTLIGCAVTVLAAPTDTEVMLLEMGANHRGEIAAMVSYLPPTIAAITEVAPAHLESFASLEGVLQAKSEILASKNLRCAVINGDNEMLCTRAEELGLPEVIRFGRCGEVLFARERLSWEKDHFTVRAILTGLDGLSFNLSLPLAGVHQLYPLCCAIAIAGRLGLSSREIAASLPKCRNSAGRGEVRLSESGAAILDECYNASPAAVKASLAAMDSADIPGRRFLILGEMLELGTASVSEHGRIFERALQVSDLLYLFGEEWKNVEGAADYYYDSIDALIEAVDRTRPGEGDVILVKGSRGNHLERVVKALEL
- a CDS encoding phospho-N-acetylmuramoyl-pentapeptide-transferase, whose translation is MTMTMMQPLLIFCVIFFCEIAAQRSWIVWMRQRHVSQVQKAYGTHIDEEVKANVPSMGGVVFLLIGSGLLISQMIQGHRSGVVFWSYPILAAMVGLADDMLKFKNKSSEGLRSMQKFILQAATTLLWFLLLGLDGTIPSLWGGCSIGHWIWPVALFFAVGIQNSVNVTDGLDGLAAGASAITFAALYLLSPDSGYYGTAAGAAISLGFLWHNCHPAQVFMGDVGAHFLAGLMASCAFMGTGVLVLVPVGMGFGLEMLSVVIQLIAIHGWGKRVFRMSPIHHHFQLLGWPEDRIVVRFWMIHALCPLFCAAFAYCLLHFLLV